The following are from one region of the Ochotona princeps isolate mOchPri1 chromosome 4, mOchPri1.hap1, whole genome shotgun sequence genome:
- the LOC101527462 gene encoding ras suppressor protein 1-like, protein MSKSLKKLVEESREKNQPEVDMSDRGVYNMLDVNGLFTLSHITQLVLSHNKLRTVPPNIAELKNLEVLNFFNNQIEDLPTQISSLQKLKHLNLGMNRLNTLPRGFGSLPALEVLDLTYNNLNENSLPGNFFCLTTLRALYLSDNDFEILPPDIGKLTKLQILSLRDNDLISLPKEIGELTQLKELHIQGNRLTVLPPELGNLDLTGQKQVFKAENNPWVTPIADQFQLRVSHVFEYIRSETYKYRWSLFFVHLL, encoded by the exons ATGTCCAAGTCCCTGAAAAAGTTGGTGGAGGAGAGCCGAGAGAAGAACCAGCCGGAAGTGGACATGAGTGACCGCGGTGTCTACAACATGCTGGATGTCAACGGCTTGTTCACTTTGTCCCATATCACACAGTTGGTCCTGAGCCATAACAAGCTAAGAACTGTGCCACCAAACATAGCGGAACTGAAGAACTTGGAAGTGCTCAACTTCTTTAATAACCAGATTGAGGACCTGCCCACACAGATCAGCAGCCTTCAAAAACTCAAGCACCTGAACCTGGGCATGAATAGGCTGAACACTCTGCCTCGAGGGTTTGGCTCCTTACCAGCTCTTGAAGTCCTGGACTTGACTTACAACAACTTGAATGAAAATTCTCTTCCTGGAAACTTCTTCTGCCTTACCACCCTGCGTGCACTCTATCTCAGTGACAACGATTTTGAAATCCTGCCGCCAGATATTGGGAAGCTCACAAAGTTGCAGATACTCAGCCTTAGAGATAATGACCTGATCTCTCTGCCCAAAGAAATTGGGGAACTTACCCAGCTTAaggaactccacattcagggaaACCGCCTGACCGTTCTGCCCCCAGAATTAGGAAACTTGGATCTAACTGGTCAGAAGCAAGTGTTTAAGGCAGAGAACAATCCCTGGGTTACTCCAATTGCCGACCAGTTCcagctcagggtctcccatgttttTGAATATATCCGTTCTGAGACATACAAGTACAG GTGGAGCTTGTTCTTTGTTCATCTGCTATGA